TCGACGGTGACGTGCAGGTCTCGGATTTCAAGCGTTGCCATGGGTGCCTCAGGACTCCTGGGTGAGGGAGACGAGCACGTCGTCCCCTTCGATCTTTACGGGGTAAACGGGGACGGGGCGCGTCGCCGGAAGACTGTCGGGCTTGCCGGAACGGAGGTCGAAGCGCGAGCCGTGCAGCCAGCACTCGATGTGGCAGTCGTCGACCTCGCCCTCGGCCAGCGACACGTTCGCGTGCGAGCAGATGTCGTGGATCGCGAACAGCTCGCCCTCGGTCCGCACGACGGAGATCGGCGTGCCGTCGAGTTCCACCCTCTTGGGGGTGTCCTCCTCCAGCTCGTCCGCTCCACAGACGCGTACGAAGGTCATGCGACCGACGCCTCCAGCTCTTCCTCGATCTTGGCGATCAGGCGCTCCTCGATGTCCGGGACACCGATCTGCTGGACCAGTTCGGCGAAGAAGCCGCGGACCACCAGGCGGCGGGCGTCGATCTCGGGGATGCCGCGCGCCATCAGGTAGAAGAGCTGCTCGTCGTCGAAGCGGCCGGTGGCGGAGGCGTGGCCGGCGCCGACGATCTCGCCGGTCTCGATCTCCAGGTTGGGCACCGAGTCGACCCGCGCGCCGTCCGTGAGGACGAGGTTGCGGTTCATCTCGTAGGTGTCGGTGCCCTCGGCCGCGGCCTCGATCAGCACGTCGCCGATCCAGACAGCGTGCGCGTCGTCGCCCTGGAGCGCGCCCTTGTAGACGACGTTGGACTTGCAGTGCGGCACGTTGTGGTCGACCAGGAGGCGGTGCTCCTGGTGCTGGCCGGCGTCGGTGAAGTACAGGCCGAACAGCTCGGCCTCGCCGCCGGGTCCCGCGTAGGCGACGCGCGGGTGCAGCCGGACCAGGTCGCCGCCGAAGGTGACGACGAAGGACTTGAAGCCGGCGTCCCGGCCGATCAGCGCGTTGTGCTGACCGACGTGCACGGCCTTGTCGTCCCAGTCCTGGACGGAGACGACGGTCAGCTTGGCACCGTCGCCCAGGACGTAGTCGACGTTGGCGGCGAGCACCGCGTCACCGGTGTGGTCGATGACGACCACGGCCTCGGCGAAGGCGCCCAGCTCGACGACCTGGTGGGCGTAGGCGGTGCCGCCCTCGCCGTGCACGGCGATGCGGATCGGCTCGGTGAGGACCGTCTCCTTGGGGACGGTGATCACGCCGGCCTTCTCGAACGCCGAGTACGCCTGGGCGGCGACCCGGTCCACCGGGGTGCCGGCCCGGCCGATGCGCGCGTCGTCGCGGCCGACGGTCTCGACGACCACGCCCTCGGGCGCGTCGACGTCGACCTTCACTCCGTCGCCGGTGGCGACCGCGGTGCCGTCGTGCAGCCCGCGCAGCCGCTCCAGCGGCGTGAACCGCCACTCCTCCTCGCGGCCGTGGGGGACCGCGAAGTCCGCCACGTCGAAGGACGCGGGCGCGCTCATGCGCGTGGCGACGGTCGACTCGGCGGCCACCGCGATCTGGCCCGCGGTGGTGGACCCCACGGGGATGTTCTGAGCCTCAGCCATGGCTGTCGGTCTGCTCTCTTCCTGCGTCAAGAAATCGGGGAGTGCTGCGAAGGACGGGCCTCAGCCGACCGCGCCTTCCATCTGCAGCTCGATCAGCCGGTTGAGTTCGAGGGCGTACTCCATGGGCAGCTCCTTCGCGATCGGCTCGACGAAACCGCGCACGATCATCGCCATCGCCTCGAACTCGCTCAGACCGCGGCTCATCAGGTAGAAGAGCTGGTCCTCGGAGACCTTGGAGACGGTCGCCTCGTGGCCCATGGACACGTCGTCCTCGCGGACGTCCACGTAGGGGTACGTGTCGGAGCGGGAGATGGTGTCGACGAGCAGCGCGTCGCACAGCACGTTCGACTTGGAGCCGTGCGCGCCCTCGCCGATCTCGACGAGACCGCGGTAGGAGGTACGGCCGCCGCCGCGCGCCACGGACTTCGAGACGATGTTGGACGACGTGTTCGGCGCCATGTGAACCATCTTGGAGCCGGCGTCCTGGTGCTGGCCCTCGCCCGCGAAGGCGATGGACAGGGTCTCGCCCTTGGCGTGCTCGCCCATCAGGTAGACGGCCGGGTACTTCATCGTCACCTTGGAGCCGATGTTGCCGTCGATCCACTCCATGGTCGCGCCCTCGTACGCCACGGCGCGCTTGGTGACCAGGTTGTAGACGTTGTTCGACCAGTTCTGGATGGTCGTGTAGCGGCAGCGGGCGTTCTTCTTGACGATGATCTCGACCACGGCGGAGTGCAGCGAGTCGCTCTTGTAGATCGGCGCCGTGCAGCCCTCGACGTAGTGCACGTAGGCACCCTCGTCGACGATGATCAGGGTCCGCTCGAACTGGCCCATGTTCTCCGTGTTGATACGGAAGTAGGCCTGGAGCGGGATCTCGACGTGCACGCCCTTCGGCACGTAGATGAAGGAGCCGCCGGACCAC
The Streptomyces sp. NBC_01723 genome window above contains:
- a CDS encoding non-heme iron oxygenase ferredoxin subunit, yielding MTFVRVCGADELEEDTPKRVELDGTPISVVRTEGELFAIHDICSHANVSLAEGEVDDCHIECWLHGSRFDLRSGKPDSLPATRPVPVYPVKIEGDDVLVSLTQES
- the sufB gene encoding Fe-S cluster assembly protein SufB, which encodes MTLPTETAHPELEGLGKYEYGWADSDTAGASAKRGINEDVVRDISAKKNEPEWMTKLRLKGLRLFEKKPMPNWGSDLSGIDFDNIKYFVRSTEKQAESWEDLPEDIKNTYDKLGIPEAEKQRLVAGVAAQYESEVVYHQIREDLEEQGVIFLDTDTALKEHPELFKEYFGTVIPVGDNKFASLNSAVWSGGSFIYVPKGVHVEIPLQAYFRINTENMGQFERTLIIVDEGAYVHYVEGCTAPIYKSDSLHSAVVEIIVKKNARCRYTTIQNWSNNVYNLVTKRAVAYEGATMEWIDGNIGSKVTMKYPAVYLMGEHAKGETLSIAFAGEGQHQDAGSKMVHMAPNTSSNIVSKSVARGGGRTSYRGLVEIGEGAHGSKSNVLCDALLVDTISRSDTYPYVDVREDDVSMGHEATVSKVSEDQLFYLMSRGLSEFEAMAMIVRGFVEPIAKELPMEYALELNRLIELQMEGAVG
- the sufD gene encoding Fe-S cluster assembly protein SufD, whose translation is MAEAQNIPVGSTTAGQIAVAAESTVATRMSAPASFDVADFAVPHGREEEWRFTPLERLRGLHDGTAVATGDGVKVDVDAPEGVVVETVGRDDARIGRAGTPVDRVAAQAYSAFEKAGVITVPKETVLTEPIRIAVHGEGGTAYAHQVVELGAFAEAVVVIDHTGDAVLAANVDYVLGDGAKLTVVSVQDWDDKAVHVGQHNALIGRDAGFKSFVVTFGGDLVRLHPRVAYAGPGGEAELFGLYFTDAGQHQEHRLLVDHNVPHCKSNVVYKGALQGDDAHAVWIGDVLIEAAAEGTDTYEMNRNLVLTDGARVDSVPNLEIETGEIVGAGHASATGRFDDEQLFYLMARGIPEIDARRLVVRGFFAELVQQIGVPDIEERLIAKIEEELEASVA